One stretch of Jiangella gansuensis DSM 44835 DNA includes these proteins:
- a CDS encoding asparagine synthase C-terminal domain-containing protein, giving the protein MSLEVLLIAGGDDTASTYRRAGLIGQAAISLPGAVRHDVIETSHATLALVETEVSGGTLASVERDGDTVRVALAITDIGLEAAAQDPAKARATASESGHVAVRLAHGGGVVISTDGIATVPAYWSEHDDHLILSTHLASLVSLGLPAVVDERGLYEYLVMLHPLKDRTTLRGARILRPGEVIEWRRGRVAHRSAVPIFAPSNAPMSDHEAIATCRDVWAEVLEDLFSRNRSQRIAVGLSGGLDSRAIVAGAALVGHRPLVFSYGTSNNVDTRIAGDIADHLGMPFIRLPVTDDHLMPRPEIIADHLDGAHSPAEMYESWFAETLRSFAGVLVNGAGGGQLWGDEKSLGLTDHRAIAANVWHRYHDAALAVAPYLSAEARADLESEVRGGISESLAEWDLAQRADMTVFWRIANRQVRWGNMLINAARRSGLRLESPFLDSRFMDFASRLGAEQRLNGRLHLQIHRDLFTATAGVPRSDDGNSPRHLDHAYWSGESSYLQQLVRLTVRHPLSGSRRALRRAVQVGTHALGRHTPLQSPARRWDERTSVFPIQLWSTTRPVFGERMATLLESIGAPHSLFSPDALERAAGDLRGGRFSGSVAALARAATAARWIADYDARARVASTFGR; this is encoded by the coding sequence ATGTCCCTCGAGGTGCTGCTCATCGCCGGAGGCGATGACACGGCATCGACGTACCGTCGTGCCGGTCTGATAGGGCAGGCGGCCATCAGCCTCCCCGGCGCAGTCAGACACGACGTCATCGAGACGTCGCATGCGACGCTCGCCCTGGTCGAGACGGAGGTCTCCGGGGGAACGCTGGCGTCTGTCGAGCGGGACGGTGACACCGTGCGCGTCGCGCTCGCTATCACGGACATTGGACTCGAGGCCGCCGCTCAAGATCCCGCCAAGGCACGCGCTACCGCCTCCGAGAGTGGACACGTAGCCGTGCGCCTCGCGCACGGCGGTGGTGTCGTCATTTCAACCGATGGTATCGCTACCGTGCCCGCGTACTGGTCGGAGCACGACGATCACCTGATCCTTTCCACGCACCTGGCCAGTCTGGTGAGCCTCGGCCTGCCGGCCGTGGTCGACGAGCGAGGGCTCTACGAGTACCTGGTCATGCTCCATCCCCTGAAGGACCGAACGACGCTTAGGGGAGCACGCATTCTCAGGCCGGGCGAAGTCATCGAATGGCGGCGGGGCCGAGTCGCCCATCGATCGGCTGTGCCCATCTTCGCGCCGTCTAACGCACCCATGAGCGATCACGAGGCCATCGCCACGTGCCGGGATGTCTGGGCGGAAGTTCTCGAGGATCTGTTTAGCCGCAACCGGTCCCAACGCATAGCCGTCGGGCTGAGCGGCGGTTTGGACAGTCGAGCGATCGTAGCTGGCGCTGCGCTAGTCGGCCACCGGCCGCTCGTATTCTCGTATGGCACCAGCAATAACGTGGACACTCGTATCGCGGGCGACATTGCTGATCACCTCGGCATGCCGTTCATCCGCTTGCCCGTCACCGACGACCACCTCATGCCTCGGCCAGAGATCATCGCCGACCACCTCGATGGTGCACACAGCCCTGCCGAGATGTACGAATCGTGGTTCGCCGAGACACTTCGCTCATTCGCCGGCGTTCTCGTCAACGGTGCCGGCGGGGGCCAGCTCTGGGGCGATGAGAAGTCCCTGGGACTCACCGACCACCGAGCAATTGCCGCTAACGTCTGGCATCGGTATCACGACGCAGCGCTGGCTGTGGCGCCATACCTCTCAGCGGAAGCGAGAGCCGATCTGGAATCTGAAGTACGCGGCGGCATCTCCGAGTCACTTGCTGAATGGGATCTCGCCCAACGAGCTGACATGACAGTGTTCTGGCGGATCGCCAACCGGCAGGTCCGATGGGGCAACATGCTCATCAACGCTGCCCGCCGGTCGGGGCTGCGTCTCGAGAGTCCATTTCTGGATTCGCGCTTCATGGACTTCGCGTCCAGGCTCGGGGCTGAGCAACGGCTGAACGGGCGCCTCCACCTTCAAATCCATCGCGACCTCTTCACGGCGACCGCAGGCGTACCCCGAAGCGACGACGGGAACAGCCCACGCCATCTCGATCACGCCTATTGGTCAGGCGAGAGTTCATATTTGCAGCAACTGGTCCGACTTACCGTTCGACACCCGCTGTCCGGTAGCCGGAGGGCTCTTCGCCGAGCCGTTCAGGTTGGGACTCACGCCCTCGGGCGGCACACGCCTCTCCAGAGCCCGGCCAGAAGGTGGGACGAACGGACATCGGTCTTCCCGATCCAGCTCTGGAGCACAACACGGCCGGTTTTCGGCGAGCGCATGGCCACCCTTCTCGAGTCGATAGGCGCGCCACATTCCTTGTTCTCCCCGGACGCTCTCGAGCGGGCTGCCGGCGATCTTCGCGGTGGCCGGTTCTCCGGCTCCGTTGCAGCCCTTGCCCGTGCGGCAACAGCGGCTCGTTGGATCGCGGACTATGACGCACGAGCGCGTGTCGCGTCCACCTTCGGTCGTTGA
- a CDS encoding methyltransferase domain-containing protein, protein MLRGPARRLSESSRKRKLETLRSWIPQDSTVLLVGASDAAGVGTESFVERGLAGHARVVALTYEPVAKPIFGMPTVRGDGRYLPFRDASFDYVVSNAVIEHLGGYDGARRLLLESQRVARCGWAHTTPNRRFPIEVHTGVPFLHWLPERARVRAFAALGRQFPVSRFCLFTAASLRRLSGPALVVRRATGLVPAMTLFVASPSFDQRPKVDATRARAS, encoded by the coding sequence ATGCTCCGTGGACCGGCACGCCGTCTCAGTGAGTCATCGCGAAAACGCAAGCTAGAGACGTTGCGGTCCTGGATTCCGCAGGATTCAACTGTACTGCTGGTCGGCGCCAGCGATGCAGCCGGCGTGGGAACCGAGTCATTCGTAGAACGCGGCCTGGCGGGCCACGCACGGGTCGTTGCCCTCACCTATGAGCCGGTCGCAAAGCCGATCTTCGGGATGCCAACCGTTCGTGGTGACGGCCGGTACCTGCCATTTCGTGACGCATCGTTCGACTATGTGGTTTCGAACGCGGTCATCGAGCATCTAGGCGGCTATGACGGCGCTCGACGCCTGTTGCTGGAAAGCCAACGTGTCGCGCGGTGTGGTTGGGCTCATACGACACCGAACCGGCGATTCCCGATCGAGGTTCACACGGGAGTTCCGTTTCTGCACTGGCTACCCGAGAGGGCGCGGGTGCGGGCCTTCGCGGCGCTGGGAAGACAGTTCCCCGTGTCACGCTTCTGCCTGTTCACAGCCGCGAGCTTGCGCCGGCTCAGCGGGCCGGCGCTAGTCGTGCGGCGCGCCACCGGTCTAGTCCCGGCCATGACGCTCTTCGTCGCATCGCCCTCGTTCGATCAACGACCGAAGGTGGACGCGACACGCGCTCGTGCGTCATAG
- a CDS encoding glycosyltransferase family 2 protein: MVSPVLEIPEAVASASAGTEPEVVVVAVTYNSAAIVESFLGSLPAALKGIDSARIVVVDNASADGTPDVVRALAPWAVVIDAGANLGYGAGINVALRQGVGARGVLVLNPDAVLSAGAVRSLLDQVSERHEFGIAVPRIVDASGKLKFSLRREPTLLRAVGEAVLGGHRAARFPRLGDMIRDPEYYVHGATADWATGAAMFISRRTLDAVGLWDEGFFLYSEETDYALRARDAGYRLTYVPDAVASHPGGDMERSPWLWSLVAVNRTKLYRKRHGPVASAAFWCVVVANEAVRAALGRPTNRAALRALLRGGVL; this comes from the coding sequence GGTCGTCGTCGCGGTCACCTACAACAGCGCGGCGATCGTCGAGTCCTTCCTCGGGTCGTTGCCCGCCGCGCTGAAGGGCATCGATTCGGCGCGCATCGTCGTCGTCGACAACGCGTCCGCCGACGGTACGCCGGACGTGGTGCGCGCGCTCGCGCCATGGGCCGTGGTCATCGACGCTGGAGCCAACCTCGGCTATGGCGCCGGCATCAATGTCGCCCTGCGCCAGGGCGTAGGAGCGCGTGGCGTACTCGTTCTCAACCCGGATGCCGTTCTTTCCGCCGGGGCAGTGCGTAGCCTGCTCGATCAGGTCTCCGAGCGCCACGAGTTCGGCATCGCCGTCCCGCGCATCGTCGACGCCAGCGGGAAGCTCAAGTTTTCGCTGCGCCGCGAGCCGACCTTGCTGCGTGCCGTGGGAGAGGCCGTCCTCGGCGGGCATCGAGCGGCACGGTTCCCCCGACTCGGCGACATGATCCGCGATCCTGAGTACTACGTCCACGGTGCCACCGCCGATTGGGCCACAGGCGCGGCGATGTTCATCTCACGCCGCACGCTGGATGCCGTCGGGTTGTGGGACGAGGGATTCTTCCTGTACTCCGAGGAGACCGACTACGCCCTGCGCGCTCGCGACGCCGGGTATCGGCTGACCTACGTGCCCGATGCCGTGGCGTCGCATCCGGGTGGCGACATGGAACGGTCACCCTGGTTGTGGAGCCTCGTGGCGGTGAACCGGACGAAGCTCTACCGCAAGCGGCACGGCCCGGTAGCGTCTGCGGCCTTCTGGTGCGTCGTGGTGGCCAACGAGGCGGTACGGGCGGCGCTGGGGCGGCCGACCAACCGGGCGGCGCTCCGTGCACTTCTGCGCGGCGGCGTTCTCTGA
- a CDS encoding DUF222 domain-containing protein yields the protein MVAELTPPAPEWAALPVGGELAGVLERVDPAALGDSGVIDVVLAAERQIAHLRALQLRSMAELTGRGNYASCGGRDGAGSPRHTHDPVRAAGSELSAALAWTPGHADVRVALAVELVEDLPATLEALDAGAIDERRAELIAAKTRVLDPPARQRMQARVLPTAGARTLRQLSRSLDRLVITADPDAAETRRLQGREQRRVQRPGPYGDADSTSIMSLTGPAEDLAALWTALDAVARAARADDDPRTLDQLRFDLATALGWTALATGRLGGCGTQHTSGQRLGTRQGRPATVNVTMPFDTLADAGDEPGWLDGHGWITAPAARRDGMNCAPRVDAHEGNQPRMSRSEPLFRRPNQRYAAGRPWGDHGDLAHAPWTGTPSQ from the coding sequence ATGGTTGCAGAGCTCACCCCGCCGGCGCCCGAGTGGGCGGCGCTGCCGGTCGGGGGTGAGCTGGCGGGGGTGCTGGAGCGGGTCGATCCGGCCGCGTTGGGGGATTCGGGTGTCATCGATGTCGTGCTCGCCGCGGAGCGGCAGATCGCGCACCTGCGGGCGCTGCAGCTGCGCTCGATGGCGGAGCTGACCGGCCGGGGGAACTATGCGTCCTGCGGCGGACGCGACGGCGCTGGGTCGCCGCGGCACACTCATGACCCGGTGCGCGCCGCAGGGTCGGAACTGTCCGCGGCGCTGGCCTGGACACCCGGTCACGCCGACGTCCGGGTCGCGCTCGCGGTCGAGCTCGTCGAGGATCTCCCCGCCACCCTGGAGGCGCTCGACGCCGGCGCCATCGACGAGCGGCGCGCCGAGCTGATCGCGGCGAAGACCCGCGTGCTGGACCCGCCCGCCCGCCAGCGGATGCAGGCGCGGGTGCTGCCCACCGCCGGTGCCCGGACCCTGCGGCAGCTGTCGCGCAGCCTGGACCGGCTGGTCATCACCGCCGACCCGGACGCGGCCGAGACCCGCCGCCTGCAGGGCCGCGAGCAGCGGCGCGTGCAGCGCCCCGGCCCGTACGGTGACGCCGACTCCACCAGCATCATGAGCCTGACCGGCCCGGCCGAGGATCTGGCCGCCCTCTGGACCGCTCTGGACGCCGTCGCCCGCGCCGCCCGGGCCGACGACGATCCGCGCACTCTGGACCAGTTGCGCTTCGACCTCGCCACCGCCCTCGGCTGGACGGCGCTGGCCACCGGCCGCCTGGGCGGCTGCGGCACCCAGCACACCAGCGGGCAGCGACTGGGCACCCGGCAGGGCCGGCCCGCCACGGTGAACGTGACCATGCCGTTCGACACCCTCGCCGACGCCGGCGACGAGCCGGGCTGGCTGGACGGGCACGGCTGGATCACCGCACCGGCCGCTCGGCGCGACGGCATGAACTGCGCGCCGCGTGTGGACGCGCACGAGGGGAATCAACCACGCATGTCGCGCTCGGAACCCCTGTTCCGTCGACCCAACCAGCGGTACGCTGCGGGACGACCCTGGGGGGACCATGGCGATCTTGCGCATGCTCCGTGGACCGGCACGCCGTCTCAGTGA
- a CDS encoding right-handed parallel beta-helix repeat-containing protein has protein sequence MPKYGGSPARRKASRRRTIVLSTLVASALLGGGALASNALQPGQSEPQAVADDSRSVGRQVGTPPPKEKTEPPYKHGWYKAERPKPTPTPTETAAPTPTPTVEPTQDPQPEPEPTATAEPETEEPSVPEEQGPFPTMETTGPQTSDLKPSEGITTSEAGQVVEGLDVDGRIRIVHDDVTVRDVRITHTGSTGGQYALHIAEKSNGECPQNVVIEHIEIVGDKSELADDAIALYGACPFTLQESRIYDVGSAVRITNGSHIEGNYLRGNFYNPDSGTHRSALGLNGGADHVIVNNNIDCEGPGCSGAFVMYGDFAQVQNVLIEHNLLNTTGSYCTYAGSLDAKKHPVAEDVRYIDNHFGQKYFDTCGRYGPVSGRDSNGGPGFVWEGNVWADSGKLIE, from the coding sequence ATGCCGAAGTACGGTGGCTCCCCCGCGCGACGCAAGGCGTCGCGCCGCCGCACCATCGTCCTCAGCACCCTCGTCGCCTCCGCCCTCCTCGGTGGCGGGGCGCTGGCATCGAACGCGCTGCAGCCGGGCCAATCCGAGCCGCAGGCCGTTGCCGACGACTCCCGATCCGTAGGCCGGCAGGTGGGCACTCCCCCGCCGAAGGAGAAGACCGAGCCGCCCTACAAGCACGGTTGGTACAAGGCAGAACGCCCGAAGCCGACTCCCACCCCGACGGAGACCGCCGCACCGACACCGACGCCCACTGTGGAACCGACCCAGGATCCACAGCCGGAGCCGGAACCTACCGCGACCGCCGAGCCGGAGACCGAGGAGCCGAGCGTCCCCGAGGAGCAGGGCCCGTTCCCCACGATGGAGACCACGGGGCCCCAGACCTCCGACCTGAAGCCGAGCGAAGGCATTACGACCTCAGAGGCAGGCCAGGTTGTCGAAGGCCTCGACGTCGATGGCCGTATCAGGATCGTCCATGACGACGTCACCGTACGTGACGTACGGATCACGCATACAGGCAGCACAGGCGGCCAGTACGCCCTTCACATCGCCGAGAAGTCCAACGGTGAATGCCCGCAGAACGTCGTCATCGAGCACATCGAGATCGTCGGCGACAAGTCCGAACTAGCAGACGATGCCATCGCGCTCTACGGGGCATGCCCGTTCACACTGCAAGAATCGCGCATCTACGACGTCGGCTCCGCAGTCCGGATCACCAACGGGTCACACATCGAAGGCAACTACCTGCGCGGCAACTTCTACAACCCTGACTCCGGCACGCACCGGTCCGCTCTGGGGCTCAACGGCGGCGCTGACCACGTCATCGTCAACAACAACATCGACTGCGAAGGACCGGGCTGCTCCGGCGCCTTCGTGATGTACGGCGACTTCGCGCAGGTCCAAAACGTCCTGATCGAGCACAACCTGCTCAACACCACCGGTTCCTACTGCACGTACGCCGGTTCGCTCGACGCGAAGAAGCACCCAGTAGCCGAAGACGTCCGCTACATCGACAACCACTTCGGCCAGAAGTACTTCGACACATGTGGACGGTACGGTCCCGTCTCTGGTCGAGACAGCAACGGCGGGCCTGGCTTCGTTTGGGAGGGCAATGTGTGGGCTGACAGTGGAAAACTGATCGAGTGA
- a CDS encoding oligosaccharide flippase family protein yields MPRSATSSSLRSLGRRDLPAGDGREVRMTTETMVRRSAPGRHAAPGRRGAGTPRRYEARRRAKPRSKLRSATVWSYSLTVGKMAITTGLSLALAAMLGPRAFGVIAMALVFTNFIEMIQQQGLMPAIIARKTLSALHADTAFWLVLGAGTIGTVLGVVAAPWWAGVNDLPELAPVIQVLALSIPLSSSVVVHEAMLRRELDFRRLALRSWSSVFAGGAAGIIAAVSGWGVWALVTQQLVTTLTTVLVLWRVSSWRPRPRFSYAAARELWSYSVRSSASSLGLFLGGRLDVVLAGALFGPVLVGLYRMGQRLATMVVDVTARSMQAVSLPGLASLQDDQPAFNARLLRMQRLTAALALPVLGIVAGVAPIVEDLLGPEWAGTTDAIRILAVSQGFSALTLLLGPALQARGKPGTLAWVLWLWSGLTAAALVAAAALDINGVDRLVVLCWAIVAASGVAGVTLLATASRTFGIRIVKILSSILPAVLAGLAAAAVAAGITSSLATSPLVAGVLAGLLAAMVSLAILALFDPVVRTILTPLLQVTGLRRIGRRASLGHVTKRSRAFEPGPTSISRD; encoded by the coding sequence ATGCCACGTTCGGCAACGTCCAGTTCACTCCGCTCGCTGGGTCGCCGTGATCTGCCTGCCGGGGACGGACGTGAGGTCCGCATGACGACGGAGACGATGGTGCGACGGTCAGCCCCGGGACGCCACGCTGCTCCCGGTCGACGTGGCGCGGGAACTCCCCGCCGCTACGAGGCGAGGCGGCGTGCGAAGCCGAGGTCCAAGCTCCGCTCGGCGACGGTGTGGTCGTACTCGCTGACCGTCGGCAAGATGGCGATCACGACCGGGCTGTCACTGGCCCTGGCTGCGATGCTGGGCCCGCGTGCGTTCGGCGTGATCGCGATGGCGCTGGTGTTCACCAACTTCATCGAGATGATCCAGCAGCAGGGGTTGATGCCTGCCATCATCGCGCGCAAGACCCTGTCGGCCCTGCATGCGGACACGGCGTTCTGGCTGGTCCTGGGGGCCGGAACGATCGGCACGGTGCTCGGTGTGGTCGCAGCGCCATGGTGGGCCGGCGTCAATGATCTCCCGGAGTTGGCGCCGGTGATCCAGGTCCTGGCGTTGAGCATCCCGCTGAGCTCCTCGGTGGTCGTGCACGAGGCCATGCTGCGCCGGGAGCTCGATTTCCGGAGGCTCGCCCTTCGCAGCTGGTCGTCCGTCTTCGCCGGCGGCGCGGCCGGCATCATCGCCGCCGTGTCGGGATGGGGCGTCTGGGCACTGGTCACACAGCAACTCGTCACCACACTGACGACCGTGCTCGTGCTCTGGCGGGTTTCGTCCTGGCGGCCGCGGCCCCGGTTCAGCTACGCAGCGGCTCGAGAACTCTGGAGCTACTCCGTCCGCTCGTCGGCTTCCAGCTTGGGCCTGTTCCTGGGCGGGCGCCTGGACGTCGTCTTGGCCGGTGCGCTCTTCGGGCCGGTGCTCGTCGGCCTTTACCGCATGGGGCAACGGCTGGCGACCATGGTCGTCGACGTCACGGCCCGCTCGATGCAGGCGGTGTCCTTGCCCGGCTTGGCCTCCCTTCAGGACGACCAGCCCGCGTTCAACGCCCGCCTCTTGCGAATGCAGCGGCTCACGGCTGCGCTGGCCCTCCCGGTCCTGGGCATCGTCGCCGGTGTCGCGCCGATCGTGGAAGATCTGCTCGGTCCCGAGTGGGCCGGGACCACGGACGCCATCCGCATCCTCGCGGTGAGCCAGGGCTTCTCGGCGTTGACGCTCCTGCTCGGCCCGGCTCTTCAGGCTCGCGGCAAGCCGGGGACCCTCGCGTGGGTCCTCTGGTTGTGGAGTGGCCTCACAGCCGCCGCACTCGTCGCCGCGGCAGCACTCGACATCAACGGCGTCGACCGTCTCGTGGTGCTGTGCTGGGCCATCGTCGCGGCCTCCGGAGTGGCCGGCGTCACACTCCTTGCGACCGCTTCGAGAACGTTTGGCATCCGAATTGTGAAGATCTTGAGTAGCATTCTACCGGCCGTCCTGGCCGGTCTCGCGGCTGCCGCAGTGGCCGCCGGCATCACATCGTCGCTAGCTACGTCCCCACTGGTCGCCGGAGTGCTCGCCGGGTTGTTAGCGGCAATGGTGTCGCTGGCGATCTTGGCGCTCTTCGACCCGGTGGTACGGACCATTCTGACGCCTTTGCTGCAGGTCACGGGCTTGCGCCGGATCGGGCGTCGTGCTTCATTGGGCCACGTCACAAAACGGTCACGGGCCTTCGAGCCCGGGCCGACGTCTATCAGCAGGGACTGA